One window of Robiginitalea biformata HTCC2501 genomic DNA carries:
- the mnmE gene encoding tRNA uridine-5-carboxymethylaminomethyl(34) synthesis GTPase MnmE produces MDRDTIIALATPAGSGAIAVLRLSGPEAIPLAAEKFRAASGKALEDCPGHTVHLGTIRKGDRILDEVLATVFRSPRSYTGEDVVEISCHGSVYIQQEILNLFLDSGCRMANPGEFTLRAFINGKMDLSQAEAVADLIASENKASHQIALQQMRGGYSSEIAKLREELLHFASMITLELDFSGEDVEFADREAFFGLLDRLSALLKGLIDSFALGNVLKKGIPVAIAGAPNVGKSTLLNALLREERAIVSEIAGTTRDAIEDEIVLEGIGFRFIDTAGIRETEDTVEHIGIRKTFEKMEAARVIIYMVDGSRAHPDLLASWSAEIQSIRERHPDKPVILLVNKTDRLDDKARKQLEEALPEALGISARTGEGLEQLQASLLGLVNRGVLENNDPVVSNSRHYQALVKAQEAIGNVREGMEAGIPSDLVSVDINEALHHLGEITGQISTDDLLGNIFSNFCIGK; encoded by the coding sequence ATGGACAGAGACACCATTATTGCACTTGCCACCCCGGCCGGTTCCGGCGCAATCGCCGTATTGCGACTGTCCGGGCCGGAAGCCATCCCATTGGCGGCGGAGAAATTCCGCGCGGCCAGCGGTAAGGCCCTGGAAGATTGTCCCGGGCATACGGTACATCTGGGGACTATCCGCAAGGGGGATCGCATTTTGGACGAGGTACTCGCCACAGTCTTCCGGTCTCCCCGTTCCTATACGGGGGAGGACGTGGTGGAAATATCCTGTCACGGCTCGGTATATATCCAGCAGGAAATCCTGAACCTGTTCCTGGATTCGGGATGCCGGATGGCCAACCCGGGGGAATTCACACTTCGCGCCTTTATCAATGGGAAAATGGACCTCAGCCAGGCCGAAGCAGTGGCCGACCTGATCGCTTCGGAAAACAAGGCAAGCCACCAGATTGCCCTGCAGCAAATGCGCGGGGGGTACAGTTCGGAAATCGCGAAACTGCGGGAGGAGTTACTGCACTTTGCCTCCATGATTACCCTGGAACTCGATTTTTCAGGGGAGGACGTGGAATTTGCGGACCGCGAAGCGTTTTTCGGCCTGCTGGACCGCCTCAGCGCCCTGCTCAAGGGGTTGATAGACAGTTTTGCCCTGGGGAACGTCCTGAAAAAAGGGATTCCCGTGGCCATTGCCGGGGCCCCGAACGTTGGGAAATCCACCCTGCTCAACGCCTTGCTGCGGGAAGAGCGGGCCATCGTAAGTGAAATTGCCGGGACCACCCGGGATGCCATCGAAGACGAGATTGTCCTGGAAGGTATTGGCTTCCGCTTTATCGATACGGCGGGGATCCGGGAAACAGAGGATACGGTGGAACACATCGGTATCCGGAAAACGTTTGAAAAAATGGAAGCGGCCCGGGTGATCATCTACATGGTGGACGGTTCCCGCGCCCACCCGGACCTGCTTGCCTCCTGGTCGGCCGAAATCCAATCCATCCGCGAACGCCACCCCGACAAACCGGTTATCCTGCTGGTCAACAAAACGGATCGGCTTGATGACAAGGCCCGGAAACAACTGGAAGAAGCCCTCCCGGAGGCCCTGGGCATCTCGGCGCGGACCGGGGAAGGACTCGAACAACTCCAGGCATCGCTGCTCGGCCTGGTCAACCGCGGGGTGTTGGAAAACAACGACCCGGTGGTGAGTAATTCCCGCCACTACCAGGCGCTGGTAAAAGCCCAGGAGGCCATCGGGAACGTCCGTGAAGGCATGGAAGCGGGAATCCCTTCCGACCTGGTTTCCGTGGACATCAACGAGGCCCTCCACCACCTCGGGGAGATCACCGGGCAAATCAGCACAGACGACCTGCTCGGCAATATTTTCTCAAACTTCTGTATCGGGAAGTAA
- a CDS encoding type II toxin-antitoxin system ParD family antitoxin encodes MNISFTKKQEEYISRQVASGEYQNNSEVIRDALRLHQIYRDKVVADLRAEIEKGIDSGPSSRSVQDIIESKGKTGKSA; translated from the coding sequence ATGAACATCAGTTTTACCAAAAAACAGGAAGAGTATATCTCCAGGCAAGTAGCCTCCGGAGAATACCAGAACAACAGCGAAGTTATCCGGGATGCCCTGCGCCTGCATCAAATCTACCGGGATAAGGTAGTTGCGGATCTTCGGGCAGAAATTGAAAAAGGTATCGACAGCGGCCCAAGCTCCCGTTCCGTGCAGGATATAATCGAATCTAAAGGAAAAACCGGGAAGTCGGCCTGA